ACAATCGAAATTCCTGGTCTGGTGGATGACGATGAACTGTTAACGCTGACTGCTGAACAAGCCGTAAAGGTTAAATATGCAGAAGGAATTGCGAGCAATCTTGACGAAGTATTAAAAGAGATTGGATTAGAGGGCGTTGAAGTAAGGCAATTAGAGCTTAGTTTCTTTGAGCAATTAGCACGGTTTTTAACGAATCCTATAGTTGTTCCGATTCTATTATCTATCGGAAGTATTGGGTTAGTAGTTGAGCTATACTCTCCTGGTTTTGGAATTCCAGGAACGATGGGGCTAGCATCCCTATTACTCTTCTTTTACGGACATCTAGTCGCTGGACTTGCGGGGTATGAATCACTCATCCTATTCCTAATAGGAATTGGTCTCATTCTGCTAGAGTTTGTCCTCCCGGGCGGAGTAGTGGGAATCATTGGATTGATTGCCGTGCTTTGGAGTATATTAATTGCGGGAGAGAGTGTGACGCAAATGGGGATGTACATTTTAGCTGCAACGGGGATTGCCATCATTGCAGGAATTGTTTTAAGTAAGGTATTTGGTAAAAGAATTCAAGTGTTTAATAAATTAGTTTTAAAAGATGCCACTAGCACTGAAAAAGGATATATATCCAATAAAAGTCGTTTAGAGCTAATTGGTGTCACAGGAGTTGCCTTAACATCTTTCCGTCCATCTGGAACAATTGTTGTCGGGGATGAACGTATCGACGCTGTTTCAGAAGGTGGCTACATCGATAAAGGAGCTAAGGTGAAAATTGTGTTTGCTGAAGGTTCCCGAATTGTAGTAAGAGAAATAACTAGTTTAGAAAAGAATTAACATATAGAGGAGGATTTTTAAATGCCTATTGATGCTTCAACATTGTTTGTACTATTAGCCATTGTACTAGGTATTATTGTTTTAGCTGTCTTATTTACATTTGTTCCAGTTATGCTGTGGATTTCTGCACTAGCGGCTGGTGTAAGAATTGGTATCTTTACCTTAATCGGAATGAGATTACGTCGAGTTATTCCAAATCGAGTGATTAATCCTTTAATTAAGGCTTCCAAAGCAGGCCTTGATGTAAACACGAACCAGCTGGAGAGTCACTACTTAGCTGGAGGTAATGTTGACCGAGTTGTAAACGCATTGATTGCTGCTCAAAGAGCGAATATTGAACTAACTTTTGAACGATGTGCTGCTATTGACCTAGCTGGTCGTGATGTATTAGAAGCTGTACAAATGAGTGTAAATCCAAAAGTCATCGAAACCCCATTTATTGCTGGTGTGGCGATGGATGGTATTGAGGTAAAAGCAAAAGCTCGTATTACAGTTAGAGCGAACATTGAACGATTAGTCGGGGGAGCAGGAGAAGATACTGTAATCGCCCGTGTCGGTGAAGGAATTGTAAGTACGATTGGTTCTTCTGAAAGCCATAAAAAAGTGTTAGAAAACCCAGATCTTATTTCAAGAACAGTCTTATCAAAAGGCTTAGACTCTGGTACTGCTTTTGAAATCCTATCCATTGATATTGCGGATGTTGATATCGGTAAAAACATTGGTGCGATTCTTCAAACTGACCAAGCTGAAGCGGATAAGAACATTGCTCAAGCTAAGGCTGAAGAACGCCGTGCAATGGCCGTAGCACAAGAACAAGAAATGAAGGCTCGTGTAGAAGAGATGAAGGCAAAAGTAGTAGAAGCAGAAGCACAAGTTCCTCTTGCGATGTCTGAAGCTCTACGTTCTGGAAACTTAGGAGTTATGGATTATTTAAACC
The genomic region above belongs to Bacillus carboniphilus and contains:
- a CDS encoding nodulation protein NfeD; this encodes MISFLIFITALTGIGSMVKANQDFVYVVPLEETVEKGLYAFLKRAITTAEEEGAKAIIFDINTPGGVVDAASNIGNLFAHSEVETIAFVNNRALSAGAYISLYADQIYMSPNSTMGSAAIIEQNGNAADKKAQSYWLAEMENAAKHSNRDPLYAKAMADHTIEIPGLVDDDELLTLTAEQAVKVKYAEGIASNLDEVLKEIGLEGVEVRQLELSFFEQLARFLTNPIVVPILLSIGSIGLVVELYSPGFGIPGTMGLASLLLFFYGHLVAGLAGYESLILFLIGIGLILLEFVLPGGVVGIIGLIAVLWSILIAGESVTQMGMYILAATGIAIIAGIVLSKVFGKRIQVFNKLVLKDATSTEKGYISNKSRLELIGVTGVALTSFRPSGTIVVGDERIDAVSEGGYIDKGAKVKIVFAEGSRIVVREITSLEKN
- the floA gene encoding flotillin-like protein FloA (flotillin-like protein involved in membrane lipid rafts) produces the protein MDASTLFVLLAIVLGIIVLAVLFTFVPVMLWISALAAGVRIGIFTLIGMRLRRVIPNRVINPLIKASKAGLDVNTNQLESHYLAGGNVDRVVNALIAAQRANIELTFERCAAIDLAGRDVLEAVQMSVNPKVIETPFIAGVAMDGIEVKAKARITVRANIERLVGGAGEDTVIARVGEGIVSTIGSSESHKKVLENPDLISRTVLSKGLDSGTAFEILSIDIADVDIGKNIGAILQTDQAEADKNIAQAKAEERRAMAVAQEQEMKARVEEMKAKVVEAEAQVPLAMSEALRSGNLGVMDYLNLRNITADTDMRDSIGKMTGEQKDDKK